The Acidobacteriota bacterium region GCGGCGGGCAGGTCCACACCGCCGAGAACGGGCTGATGTATGCGGTGGTGGCCGAGGAAGGCGGGCCGGACAGCAGTAGCGTGCAGCGCGGTCTGGCGCACATGATCGAGGCCGTTCCCCGCTCCCTGATTCCTCATCTCGGCCGCGCCGTTTGCTATTTCGTCCCCTGGCTGTACAAGCAGCGCCGCAGCATCCTCATCGGCCTGAAGCCCGCGGCCGAAGGGGAAGCGCGCAAGGAACTGTGCCATCACCTCGACGTGAAGCCGAGCGGCAGTCTGCTGCTCATCAGCCTCAAGTTTTACGAGCACGACACCTACGGCCTGGCCATGGAGTTTTTCGACAAGATCGCCTTTCTGGCCGCGATGGAATCGCCCGACGCCAGCGATTTTGAGTCCCTGCTGCGCCGTCAGTTCGACGCCGGCAAAGCCGGCGAACTGACCGCCGAAGCCTGGGAGTGGCGGACCGCCTATAGCGAAGCCAAAGCTGAAGATAAGCCCGAAGCGTGGCGCAACTATCGGCGCTCGGCAGAAGCTGACGCCCTCGGGCTCTACATGGCCTCGATGTTCACCGACATTTTCTATGAGGATCTGTTCGAACCGGAGCCCGGCTTCCCGCCGCTCGATCCTGCGCTGGTGCATGAGCGCGTCCGTTCGGTGGAGCACCTCTATCCGGCCAATCGCGGCTACAGCCTGCAAATTGTGCGGCAGCGGCCGCGCCACCGCCGTCCCGCGGCCAGTGCTTCCCGCTAGAATCAGTTTTGGAGATCCCCGTGCCTGACAAGCCCATCCTGCAAGTTCCCGGCGCCGGCCCGATTGACGCCCGCGCCAAAGCCGAAGTGCTGCACACCCGCATCCAGCCGGTGGACTACGACCATATTTCCACCGTGGCCGATCTGGTCGGCGCCATGCGTGGCGCCTCGATTCAGGCGCGCAATCTCGGCCGCTGTGCCGAAGTGCTGGACAATCTCTATGCCGACCCCGACCGCCCCACGGTGATGCTCGGCCTCGCCGGGCCACTCATCGCCGCCGGTCTGCGCAAAGTACTGCGCGACCTGGTCGCCGGCGGATTCATCGATGTCATCGTTTCCACCGGCGCCATCCTCTACCAGGACATCTATCAGGCCCGCGGCTTTGGTCATTACGTCGGGGATCCAAACGCCAATGACCCGGAGCTGCACGATCTCATGATCGACCGCATCTACGATACCTATGTGGACGAGGAAAAGTTCATCGAAACCGATACCTGGCTCGGCCACCTTGCCGATGAGCTGCCGCCCGGCAACTACTCCTCGCGCGCGTATCTTGACTACGTGGCCACCAAGCTCACCGACG contains the following coding sequences:
- a CDS encoding deoxyhypusine synthase (transforms a conserved lysine residue of initiation factor 5A into deoxyhypusine), which codes for MPDKPILQVPGAGPIDARAKAEVLHTRIQPVDYDHISTVADLVGAMRGASIQARNLGRCAEVLDNLYADPDRPTVMLGLAGPLIAAGLRKVLRDLVAGGFIDVIVSTGAILYQDIYQARGFGHYVGDPNANDPELHDLMIDRIYDTYVDEEKFIETDTWLGHLADELPPGNYSSRAYLDYVATKLTDDNSIVRTAYQRGVPMFAPAINDSSIGIGLTHHYHRATLEKRPKIAIDSIRDNYELTQITVQSKKTAAIYIAGGVPKNYINDSVVMAYIFNEEKGHSYALQLTADVPHWGGLSGSTLHEAMSWGKIQPMATTAMCFVEPSVSLPMLAGYALQKKLAASRKALKLEWENDILKSLQ